The DNA segment cagccatacgtgtaataaatgaggtttttaaaaatataatgtctttttatttagtatataaaattacatttattcaacccgtgtaacacacggggttctaacctagtatacaTATATATGACAGGTTTCCAAGCTCTACAAAATATAGAGATATGATTAAATGATTTTACTATCCCTTTCAACATCACTAGTTACTAATGGGACGTAGAAGGAATTTTAGTGGATGCCATGTCAATGAAGACCATTACTATTCAAAACTGTGTAAGTGAGCCCATTTATTTGGCCCAGATCCGAAGCTTGTGACTGAACTACGGGCCCAAGATACCCAAATTCAGTTCACAAATCAGGGTGGGCCGGTGTGGGGGTGATCCCACTTTTCCATAACCCTTCACCCACTCTCTTTTCATATTAGCATATCAACATATTTTCATTTCAGAGGCATATTTGCAAAGTAATTTGTTTTTTATATAtcaaaagtgccaaaacatgTTATCCTTCAACATAAACATCCATAACATGATTTTAAGCAAtagcaaacaaacaaaacatgagTAAACAAATAAACATGATTTATATATTTACAGATATAGATATATATAAGGGAATCATGTTTATTTGTTTActcatgttttgtttgtttgctaTTGCTTAAAATCATGTTATGGATGTTTATGTTGAAGGATAAcatgttttggcacttttgaTATATAAAAAACAAATTACTTTGCAAATATGCCTCTGAAGTAAACAATAGTTTAAATGAGCTCGAGTCTAAAAACAAGATCATTtagtaaacgagctcgagctcgagccagTTCACAAGCCTAAACGAGCTCACTGTTTAAAGAATTTTGAATTAATATATCAactatatatttaaataatagcAACTACTATTTATAAAACTATGAGAAAATAACATAgttatatataaaataacaactataactaatataaataataattaatacaaagtaaacgagccgagctcgagctttctaaagttaaacgagctcgagcccaaTAGAGCTTGGGCTCGACTCTACTCGTTTGCACCGCTAGTCACCTCTCATAAATGTTCACCAATGGATGCACTAAAAGGTTATGGAGAATTCTGTGGTTTTCACTATTGGCTTAGTTAGTATTAACATTATTACTGGCTTCAGCCTCACCTCTCATTGCCATATTCACCAGTGAGCCTTTGTTATCTAGAGGTGAGTTTCCAACAAGAGGATCAGAATAAAGGGACTCGTCTAAAGGATGGCAAGAAACCCTCACCTTTCAACCAATGTTGCaagaatcgctaggcgctagtcggtaTGTGACGTACTGACTAGCAATTAATTAGGATTAATCGGATtgggatttttatatgtaatttttagtttaatATACACACACGTTTTTATATGTATGTTTTAAGCAGACACGTTTTAACCCCTCGTTGAcctattttttaaataattgaaGGGAATTTATAAGGTATGGTCGAAATTTGGCCAGAATCTAGCCAAAATTTGGCCGGAATAGGACGACGTTAACTTTTTCTGAGTTCAAATTTTATTGTTGTCGATGATGAACGGTACTTTAGACATTTGACAATCTACAGTTTTCTAAGATTATATGTGATTGCAGTTTTGATAGGTGGAGTTCAACATTTTTCATGCCTTGAAAAGAAGGCAGGCATTGCAGTTTGACTTTCGCGggtcaaacaaagttattttgaaCTTGGAATTCAATGTGAGCTCATTAGCGTTCAAGAAAATACTAATAACCACATCAAAACTATTATACAAACACAACAGCCAGAAAAACAATGATGGTATACGAGTATATAGCACGCATTAATTAGATTTCATAAAGTAGTTTTGTTGACTTGTACGTTATAAGAATGCAGCAAGCATCCGCCACGACTATAACATAATGCGCCAATGAAAAACTACTTTGCATCTTGAAAACCTGCAGTAAACCATCCGTATAACATGTTTTTCGATGTTGGTTTAGTAATTTGTTGAACAGACATTTTAGCTTCAATATTTAAGAACTTGCATCATTTCGAAGTTGAAAACTGGTGCAGAGGTGTCTCTGAGAATTCACATACCCTATTCAAGcttgaaaaaatgtgcccttccgttatgttttgttattatttaaaaaaaatcaaattagtattgggTTCAATAAACCTAATTCcaagtgggctaaattctaaaccataaaaaatgatttgtaaatgggcctatattggaagtggtatgtgtttactatttaaaaaaaataacatatatatcggattttttttaaatcgcatgcccctcgaaatcacgggccttgtgcggaggtcctccccgcacaccatcaaagcctCCCATGAACTGGTGTATTCAAGGGGTTAATTCTTTTTTGCACCAGGAAATTTGCCTCAACTTCACACAAACTATAGTATAACATACCATCTTCGCTCGTTTGAAGTTCAGAAGATTCATCATTTGAACTCGAGCAATGGCACATCAAAGCACAAGGAATCAAAGCCAAAAATGCAAGAATTTAACAGTCATATGAAACTGGATGGACATGAAAGTAACCAATTCCCGACACAGCTGCAATCATTCCAACACTTGATAAAACAATCACTAATGCTTAAACTCAGTATACTAGAGGTGGCGGTCATGATGTTCTGGGATCAATGTGCCTACCTTTTATCTTGAAACCAGAAGTGGCGATCATGACACTTATGAATCACTCCACTGCAGTTATGTTTTTCTCTTACAAGTTAAATATATGAAACAGAAAATATAGCATAAAaggaaacgggtcaaatgggtggATTTCTTAAAGTTTATTTGATGCATAAAACCTCCTAAACCATTTTCATTTGAAAAGTTCATCATTGAAATAACATACTTGCTGTAGTTATATTTGCCATACTAGATCTATatagaagcagcctctctattcctacggggtagaggtaaggccgtctacatcttaccctcctcagtcCCTACCTCTGCTTTGCttagaagcagcctctctattcctacgggatagaggtaaggctgtctacatcttaccctcctcagtccctaccttagctttgctattggtgggatttactgagtatgatgatgatgatatttttTTTGGCCGGAAAGTGTTTCAGTTCAACATGACATCACAAGGACAAAAAGTTACCAGTAAACCAGCCCTCTTACTTTTTAATTTCTACTTGAAACCGGTTATGATGTCACTTGTATCGCAAAATTTTAGGATAACATTCATCCTATATCAAATACACAAACTGTGTTAGTTGTGGGTGAGGAATAGTGCAAAATTTGGGATAACATTCATCATGTTGTTTGGTTGGAATAAAACTGATGTTTTAAAATGCATATTTCTGAATCTTCTTGTAGAATACAATCCTTCCAAAACATAACACAATTTCAAAAGGGTCGGTAAAACACTATTTAACAGCAAAAACTCCATAAGAACATACATCTAAGAGATATCAACAAAGTGCAAATCTGAACTACAAAATAAGATTTACGAATCAACATTTGCCCGCCCATGGAAGAACTTGTTTTGGATCATCAAGTCTTATCCTATACCTCTACAAAGGCACCATGCTTTCAACATAACACCTGATATAACGGAACTGCAATGTTCTGGACAACGAAAATTGATTACCTGAAGCGAATCGCAATGATTTAAAACATCTAGTCTTCTTGTTATAGACGGGTACACTTATCACATTACCAGAAAAGTTGCTCGGGATAAAGATAATCTCGTCCATATTAACAGAATCCACAGGGAAAGACAAAGGGTATAGTAACGTAATCCACTCCTCGGGGAATGTAACGGTTTCTTTGACCCAAACACGGTTTTCATAGTCTTGTAATATCCAAATATACATTTCGTTGTTTTCCGCCACACTATCATAGCAAACAACTCCTATACAACCATTGAGTTTAATGATGTAAGGATCATTTTGTTTCGTATCATCATAGTCTTCGGGCAAAACACCTTGAGGAGTGGTAATTATCGAAAACTTTTCTGTTCTCAAGTCAAACGCTAAAATGTCAAATGATACTGCAAGCATTATATGTACTACACTATTGACACAAACATTGTGGTAAAAGTTGAGCCACAAACCATCCCAAGTAAAACCAAGAGGAGGCTCTGCATGGATCTTTCTCCACGAATAACTTGACATAGAGAAAATCATAATCTCCATAGAACGTAGAGAAGAATCTCTAATCATCAAAATCTTATGCTCGTTTCTAGACTCGTCGAACCCGAATAAGTAACGGATTTGCGTGAAATCCTTGACATCGGTGTAAGGATCAGGGAGTTTAAAAATCTTATGCATGCTAGGGTTAACAACAAAAGCGTACACGTGGGTTCTATGTTCATTAGAGCGCTTCATGCACGTGAGATATACTAACCCGTTCACATGTTGGGCATACATAACAATATAATCAGGGTTGTGGAATGTGATGAGATGAGTGACGGGACCACCGTCATGGGGGGCGGAGAGAAGGTGTCGTTTTCCGGATTCATCGTGAGCGAGAATGAACAAGGCGGTGCGGTGGGCGCGAGTGAGGTGGAGATTAGTGAAAGATGGATCGGAGATGCGAGAGAGCCATGGTTTGGAGAGGGTTCTGAATCGGAGAATGGATTTGACTGGGAGTCTGGAGAAGATGTCTTCTATGATTTCACTTGGTAATGACATGTTTGTCTTCTTGGTGGATTGTTCAACTATCGTTGTTGTCGATTGTTCATATTCTTGTTCTTCTAGGGTTTCCATGTTCTCTAATGAACAGCAGGCAGAAGTCGAATTTTCTCTTTCAAGGAAAGGAAATATATAAGGCTTATCACAATTCTGGCCCAGTATATCGTAGCAACCCAAAACAATCTCCATAtggaacatatatattttttaactaggttatcacctgggattgcttcccgggctaaAGAAAGTTACTTATACGATTAATATTTTTGTTAATGCATAAAGTTAACGGTAAAGGTTTTAAATCAACTAAATTTGACTAAGACAATATGTAATGGGActttataagggcatgaaagattttgataatgcccttacaccattactcacgggcattataggggcatgaagagtgagggacatttctagaataatgcccaataaGAAGGAAAAATAAGGaaactaataaataaaaaggCATTATAAAGTCTTAACTATGACATGAAACATTATGATGGTGATGTGTCAAAAAATGCCCCTTAaagggcattaaccattacctatggtctAATCAATTCTTTAATTGTATAGGCCCAAGTGGTATTCTTAATCACATACACCGTAAGAAAAGGTTTTTAAGCCTAGCATTTTGAATTAATATATCAACTACATATTTAAATAATAGTAACTACTCTTTATAAAATTATGAGAAAATAACATAgttatatataaaataacaattataactaatataaattaattaatacaaAGTAAACAAGACGAGCTTAAGATTGAAAAACGACCTACGAGCCGAGATCGAGCTTTAGAAACAAAGCTTAAATTGACCCAAGCTCAAGCTTTCTAAAGTTAAACAAACTCGATACCAATAGCGCTCGAGCTCGACTCTACTCGTTTGCACAGCTAGTCACCTCTCATAAATGTTCACCATTGGATGCACTAAAAGGTTATGGAGAATTCTGTGGTTTTCACCATTGGCTTAGTATTAACATTATTACTGGCTTTAGCCTCACCTTCTCATTGCCATCTTCACCAGTAGCTAGCTGAGTGAGCCTTTGTCATCTAGATGTGAGTTTCCAACAAGAGGATCAGAACTAAGGGCCTCGTCTAAAGGATGGCAAGAATCCCGCACCTTTACCAGTGTTGTAAGAATCGGTAGGCGCTAGTCGGTATGTGGCGTACCGACTAGCAAGTCATCAAGATTAATCGgattgagatttttatatttaactttttagtttaatatacacacacatttttatatgtattttttaagtAGACACGTTTTAACCCCTCGTTGACCTATTTTTTAAGTAATTGAAGGGAATTTATAAGGTGTGGTCGAAATTTGGCCAGAATCTAGCCAGAATTTGGCCGGAATAGAACTTGCCTATAAAGAGCTTTCAGAATGGCGAATGGCGAAAGCTTTAGGTTGTTGACAGAAATATCATATAAAGGAAAGAACAAAAGTGATTCAATGAAAGCTACAAAAGGCATAAATAGCCATACACAAGACCTGACCCACTACCTGACCAACTGACCCATGACTCTACCAACTAAACACGAAAAAGACTCCATGATCCCTACTACTCCGTCAAACATAACAACCTAATGTCCAACGTGCAAAACAAAATATAAAGCAACAGACATTAAATAACCAAACATAAAATACTTGAACTAACTTTGAATTAATTCCAACACCCCCTCTTAATTCAAAGTGTAGTTAAACCAAGCTTCCCACGAAGATAGTAGAACTGGTCTGCTCCCAGAGGCTTCGTAAGAATGTCAGCAGCCTGCTCTTCTGTGTAACACGACACCAGCTCAATCTGTCTTGCATCGACCAAATTCCGAATGAAGTGAAACTTAATGTCGATATGCTTGCTTCTACCATGATGGGCTTGATTTTTGGACATAAACACAGCTGAATTATTATCACAGAAGATGGCAGTAGCACCTTTTTGCTCTTGACCCAGTTCAATCAATATCTTCCTTAACCACGTTGCTTGACATGCAGCTGCAGTGGCAGCAATATATTCTGCTTCGGTAGTGGACAAGGCAACAACTTCTTGCTTCTTTGAGCTCCAAGAGACAAAACCGGTTCCAAGAGAAAATGCGTTTGCTGATATATGCTCTTCCAATAGTCAATACACTTGCCCCAGTCGCTGTCTGTGAATCCGGACATCACAACTTCTTTTGCTTTTCCATATCACAGTCCCACATCAACGGATCCAGCTATGTATCTCAACACCCGCTTCGCTATCCCAAGATGATTCACTGTCGGCTTATGCATGTATCGCGATATAACACCAACGGCGTGTGCTATATCCGACCTTGAATGAGTGGGATATATAAGCCCTCCAACCATACTCTAAATGTATAACCATCAGCAGCAGCACTTCCATCATTCATTTGTAGATTCTCATTACCATTCATGGGTGTAGATACACTTTTACAGTTAGCCATTCCAAACCGATGCAGCAAATCTCTAGCATACTTCTGTTGGGAAATAAACGTACCATCATCTCTTTGTGTCACTTCCAGCCCCAAGAAGTAGTTTAGCTTCCCGATATCGGTCATTTCGAACTCCTCAATCATCTTTTGCTTGAATTTAGCTACCAACTTTGCAGAAGAACTTGTATATACGATGTCATCCACGTAAAGACACACCACAATGATATCACTGGTACCACTTTTTTTGACATATAGAGTTGGTTCACTTTGACTTCGTTTGTACCATGTTGCACCAAATACCCATCAATACGACTATACCAGGTCCGCGgagcttgttttaacccgtataACGCCTTGTGAAGTTTAAACACATTA comes from the Helianthus annuus cultivar XRQ/B chromosome 4, HanXRQr2.0-SUNRISE, whole genome shotgun sequence genome and includes:
- the LOC110932770 gene encoding putative F-box protein At1g50870 — translated: METLEEQEYEQSTTTIVEQSTKKTNMSLPSEIIEDIFSRLPVKSILRFRTLSKPWLSRISDPSFTNLHLTRAHRTALFILAHDESGKRHLLSAPHDGGPVTHLITFHNPDYIVMYAQHVNGLVYLTCMKRSNEHRTHVYAFVVNPSMHKIFKLPDPYTDVKDFTQIRYLFGFDESRNEHKILMIRDSSLRSMEIMIFSMSSYSWRKIHAEPPLGFTWDGLWLNFYHNVCVNSVVHIMLAVSFDILAFDLRTEKFSIITTPQGVLPEDYDDTKQNDPYIIKLNGCIGVVCYDSVAENNEMYIWILQDYENRVWVKETVTFPEEWITLLYPLSFPVDSVNMDEIIFIPSNFSGNVISVPVYNKKTRCFKSLRFASGNQFSLSRTLQFRYIRCYVESMVPL